The Blattabacterium sp. (Blatta orientalis) str. Tarazona genome contains the following window.
AATGGAATGTCTAGGAATATCATATAAAACAACATGTTCATGGTCCAATCCATCCCAACTAACAGTTCCAAAATATTTGTTTTTTCTTAACCTGGCATTTACTTTAATTTTTGGATTTAAAAGAGAAATAGCAATACTAAAATGTGGAGAAGTTTTTATAATAATTCCTGCAATTCCATCAGATAAAATTATTCCCATATCTATTTTTATTCCATCTAAACTTCCTTTATTAATAGTTATATAATTTTCCTGTTCATGAATACTATTATTGATAATTTTTACAGGAGTATAAATATACTGTTGTAAATATTCTACATTTTCTTCTTTAAAATCTTTAGTTATTTTTTTTATTTTTGAAGAAATAGATGCATGATGCAATTTTATATTTTCTTTTATAAGTTTTTGATTCTCAATTTCTAATAAAAAATAACCACGTAATCGATAAATAGTTTCATAAATTTTTCCAAGAAGAAAGCTAGAAGATTCTGTGTAGATTGGAAAATTATTTTTTGAAAAAGAAAGAAAAAGAGCTGAGGATTCTA
Protein-coding sequences here:
- the mreC gene encoding rod shape-determining protein MreC; its protein translation is MRELLNFFLKWRFFIFFIFLESSALFLSFSKNNFPIYTESSSFLLGKIYETIYRLRGYFLLEIENQKLIKENIKLHHASISSKIKKITKDFKEENVEYLQQYIYTPVKIINNSIHEQENYITINKGSLDGIKIDMGIILSDGIAGIIIKTSPHFSIAISLLNPKIKVNARLRKNKYFGTVSWDGLDHEHVVLYDIPRHSIFSKGDIVETDGKSATFPEGIPIGKVYSYRFDEEHANYVIKVKLFSNFSTIENAYVVKNLFKKEWNNIQLYKVEHK